The Euwallacea fornicatus isolate EFF26 chromosome 38, ASM4011564v1, whole genome shotgun sequence genome includes a region encoding these proteins:
- the Megf8 gene encoding multiple epidermal growth factor-like domains protein 8 isoform X3: protein MKEPRPISLFLGVLIWGGVAVTQPGPCDRSRRVLSAQRGVLSTGPAGANYTQDSHCEWLINSNSSTERFISLTFRTMGTECAYDYVFVYDGSSFAAPLLGSFSGRTAPPKVTASSGSMLLLLYSDTNYVLDGFRAEYTISACPGNCTGRGYCLKGRCVCNGAEWGGADCSRRLCPNECGRHDRPVRGHCKKGRCLCRSGYSGRACSLPERDPQGNRWHFLAQSGEGLRPRAAHSAVYVELTDSLYVFGGYDLNHVLGDLVVYNFQSSSWRDLDGNELMDWESVDRVEPSEAADFIAQQGFETLGLPRKSLLGNIFYAVGDNSSRFMRRQRHSGRGSGSETPLGPPGRYGHAACAVANGFVLFGGKLEDGSLANDLWYYNVQTRLWHLRGQFSTESPPPLTRHTLTCVNDTIYLFGGSTPDGEFSSQLWRVKLRPDDTEQWEEVKARGGKQLDIRVVAHTTVYHNATNSLIVYGGIVAGVARFSKLSDRTFAFQLDYKHWTEIHYTREHFRDKYVPRERAFHSANVFGNYLIIFGGYSHRHNKEEICYDNQMYLYHLGCHTWVNTDILGNNNDSRYPKQQGVFAHASSVRNSNTLILVGGYHGNVNSDLLAWTAPLALRGVPPKACTLHQSFGECAADPECGWCSADERCYGRTVGANCTTNLQTARCPGVCPALQDCHSCLIHGHLHGGEEEVVASSASYRLGLGECAWCVQNARCHTRDDPHGTCGSQVDSPSQTLGWWGSQGQEIKKPQDCANLDRRPGLTYIKYNHPPNYTQPDSVTTLNATTIDYNGVLSVSPRSDSITGKMVATLTGYLRLPAAWSESIKVCSSYSSATVTLGETNVANFSTELKVCRDTPWPEGLPEERIPVDFLSIKTLGPLYNPHQLSRMELQHFKPDETPKVFTFEYLEPYANGSCSQYANCLHCLTDSQCGWCELTSSCHSRNDNEQETCKMDGDWRYLTLIPGMCPNCSNFISCTSCVQTQLCEWWVEEARCTRMGQRPGSVVRMEQCPTPCYRRSGCDECLDQKGRCVWCQATQKCFSFSVYTSEYQFGLCREWLDQAFPLITAHENSSLTPKPQERCKACTAHTNCSSCLSALSCGWCHDINNPMSGMCVRGDFQQPHVECSVALGGREAKWAYAQCPDVDECGLGLHDCHSQAECTNTDGSFSCHCRKGYIGDGRSSCVRTCYNVCVYGTCQGEPDYKCMCDVGWYGDDCSKNCGCNKHSACPEGYQICEECQDNTMGKFCQYCRPGSYGNATTDIGCKKCECNGHGDVDNGECDIETGECFCQDNTEGQHCERCRPNYSGDPRNGQQCYYQCEARGVLTEPKGQGISSLQNYLPPRGGPPIRECLWIIKPDVDYGTPIIQLQINATQLNVTCGENAVYVYDGLPELVDMGSQSALTAVFCTEEATPTAIVESRTGHLTVHYKQGPPNESFSALYKVLSCDSCSAPRVCREGQCLCQEGFVGSFCEQQICPDNCSYALGRGSCDKNYGRCLCADGWTGPACNITETKLQLVFIELFNTERLSDGFDHLRKTLPRFGHSLVSDRRGSLWMFGGYSLSHGPLNDIRMFDTKNISWIQVTVESTADARMPQGRYFHGADIVHSKQSIFVFGGLTKPHKNVKNRTLNDFWQFDIQNQRWSEVESPYSHLKSISPYWTTDKWPPTLYGHTLTFYRNADREEFFILIGGDSPYYGFLNTVWEYTIESNIWRPVPTKGKGPPGIFGHTTVFHSQTNSLYVFGGYVYDKQVSVMSNSLYRLEYETKTWIELTGSNFRNVPKPRFFHSAVSIDQYMLVLGGRIFPWNATDALYAFSYTCNQWINLMNSAVEKIGPLPRQTYAQAMTVEPDGDAAYVIGGWGFDSEATVLKIELPVDICNLFSTKSTCLRVPGCGYCANQLNNATISQICHKNTLECPLDSGNGSRLSNTGHVCEGAVQYPSGNCSSITDCATCSLTPGCVFCNGTNSCVTSMETECASQVCPFSRCVATDCIQCHQLPGCEWNISRKKCEVSITNHEPTSQATPIIGVCPAACTSHQTCVNCLTAPGCHWSTHLRECISSASQSAYCAGGVCGLVLEENDSSHCPEPCHAFTQCASCLRHGPCGWCAAPGEGGEGICAEGNSQRPMKGDCFKVMDENQNLLESEAEQGDIIANVTLQYSWHYVKCPKENECLNGHHNCADESEICVDLDDGYECKCGEGYKAGPAGCEPVCLQGCVRGRCVAPSQCECDFGYVGANCSIQCLCNGHSNCEGPDKLDSCIECYNNTMGDRCQYCKPLFVGDPANRTPCVPCMEYCHGHSTYCVDPADGIQPSDYVDKETLLATLTVGPKTVARCLRCSNNTTGERCEKCIPGNFRGSEELRGPCRPCDCHGHGSICDAVTGDQCDCQNNTVSDECGQGRNLAQPCWQVQCSRCREGFLGTPTRGRQCYRQMSVDNKMCFDAKSIDECKSPKPLNPGELVFFVIQPRFMNVDIRIVIDVTFGKLNVFMSTHDDTYVAFPNVTTGLNDIRLNENYRAFENGTLRSEDLHISKEATGLRTYITIVQPRTILTVTSLEARLVITLPEENHKLETTRFFLILQSADDQQASYGVVFSRQDQLHIDLFVFFSVFFSVFFLFLAACVVAWKAKQAADARHARRRHVVEMLHMAKRPFACATLDLNTRMPNGKKNAHYDVRPVAIEPTGDGAAAVATVFVSLPGGQNLPVKLALASSLILLVRQFPTSSRIFLRRRSLHAIPPT from the exons ATGAAAGAGCCTCGCCCCATAAGTCTTTTCCTGGGAGTATTAATCTGGGGTGGAGTGGCAGTGACACAGCCAGGGCCATGCGATCGTAGCAGAAGGGTTCttagtgctcaaagaggtgtgTTGAGCACGGGACCTGCAGGAGCTAACTATACACAG GATAGTCATTGTGAGTGGCTTATAAACTCCAACAGTTCAACAGAACGCTTTATTTCTCTAACATTCCGAACCATGGGGACTGAGTGTGCTTATGATTACGTGTTTGTGTATGATGGATCTTCTTTTGCGGCCCCACTTTTAGGCAGTTTTAGTGGACGCACCGCTCCACCAAAAGTCACCGCTTCATCTGGCAGCATGCTATTACTTCTGTACAG TGATACAAACTACGTGTTGGACGGTTTTCGAGCCGAATACACCATATCAGCCTGTCCTGGAAATTGTACTGGGAGGGGCTACTGTCTGAAAGGAAGATGTGTGTGTAATGGAGCGGAATGGGGAGGTGCAGATTGCTCAAGAAGACTGTGCCCCAATG AATGCGGCCGTCACGATCGGCCTGTTCGTGGTCATTGCAAGAAAGGGCGTTGTCTATGCCGATCTGGATACTCGGGTCGGGCTTGTTCCCTTCCCGAAAGAGATCCTCAAGGGAACCGATGGCATTTTTTGGCCCAGTCGGGAGAGGGCCTTCGGCCACGAGCTGCACACTCGGCGGTCTACGTCGAACTTACAGATTCGTTGTACGTGTTTGGAGGATATGATTTAAATCATGTTCTGGGAGATTTAGTG GTATACAACTTCCAAAGCAGCAGTTGGCGAGATTTAGATGGAAACGAGCTTATGGACTGGGAATCCGTCGATCGGGTTGAACCTTCTGAGGCTGCCGATTTTATTGCGCAACAAG GTTTCGAGACGTTGGGTCTTCCACGAAAATCCTTATTGGGAAACATATTTTATGCCGTGGGTGACAATTCCAGTAGGTTTATGCGGCGACAGAGGCATAGCGGCAGAGGCTCTGGGAGTGAAACACCTCTGGGACCTCCGGGGAGATATGGTCATGCAGCCTGTGCCGTTGCTAACGGCTTTGTGCTATTCGGAGGCAAGCTTGAGGATGGAAGTTTGGCCAATGATTTATG GTATTATAACGTCCAGACACGTCTGTGGCACTTAAGAGGACAATTTTCTACCGAAAGTCCACCTCCGCTTACAAGACATACTTTGACGTGCGTGAATGACACTATCTATCTCTTTGGCGGTAGTACTCCAGATGGAGAGTTTTCGTCTCAGCTTTGGAGAGTCAAACTAAGGCCGGACGATACTGAGCAGTGGGAGGAAGTTAAGGCTCGAGGAG GAAAGCAGCTGGACATCAGAGTAGTAGCTCACACGACAGTTTACCACAATGCAACGAATTCTTTAATAGTCTACGGCGGAATTGTAGCGGGAGTGGCCCGATTTTCCAAGCTTTCTGACAGAACGTTTGCCTTCCAACTAGATTATAAGCACTGGACTGAAATACATTACACACGAGAACACTTTAGAGATAAATACGTTCCGAGGGAGAGGGCTTTTCATTCAGCTAATGTCTTTGGAAATTACCTCATTATTTTCGGAGGATACTCGCACAGGCATAACAAAGAAGAAATATGTTATGATAATCAGATGTATTTGTACCACTTGGGATGCCACACCTGGGTTAATACAGATATATTAGGGAACAACAACGATTCAAG GTACCCCAAGCAACAAGGTGTATTTGCTCACGCTTCCAGCGTTCGCAATTCGAATACTTTAATCTTGGTGGGCGGTTACCACGGCAACGTAAACAGTGACCTTTTGGCGTGGACTGCACCCTTAGCTTTACGAGGGGTACCACCGAAAGCGTGCACTCTTCATCAGTcatttggcgaatgtgctgcAGATCCGGAGTGCGGATGGTGCAGTGCTGATGAACGCTGTTATGGTAGGACCGTGGGAGCCAACTGCACAACCAACTTACAGACCGCCAGATGTCCAGGCGTGTGTCCGGCGTTGCAGGACTGCCACTCATGTTTGATTCATGGACATTTACATGGTGGAGAGGAGGAAGTGGTAGCCTCTTCCGCGTCTTATCGATTAG GTCTTGGCGAATGTGCATGGTGCGTTCAAAATGCGCGGTGTCATACTAGAGACGATCCTCATGGAACTTGTGGATCTCAAGTGGACAGTCCTAGCCAGACTTTGGGTTGGTGGGGTTCCCAAGggcaagaaataaaaaaaccgcAAGACTGCGCTAATTTGGATCGTCGACCGGGCCTTACTTACATTAAGTACAATCATCCTCCGAATTACACCCAACCAGACAGTGTGACCACGTTGAATGCAACAACCATTG ATTATAACGGGGTCTTAAGCGTTTCACCGAGGAGCGACAGTATTACTGGCAAAATGGTAGCAACCCTAACCGGCTACCTTAGATTACCAGCTGCATGGAGTGAATCGATCAAAGTGTGCTCAAGTTATTCTTCAGCAACTGTAACTCTAGGAGAAACGAACGTAGCGAACTTTTCTACAGAACTGAAGGTTTGTCG GGATACACCGTGGCCTGAAGGATTACCGGAAGAACGCATTCCGGTTGACTTTCTTAGTATAAAAACTTTAGGACCTTTGTACAATCCCCATCAACTAAGCAGGATGGAATTGCAACATTTTAAGCCCGATGAGACTCCAAAG GTGTTTACCTTCGAATATCTGGAACCCTACGCCAACGGATCTTGTTCCCAATATGCAAACTGCTTGCACTGTTTAACGGATTCACAATGCGGTTGGTGTGAACTCACGTCTAGTTGCCACTCCCGCAATGATAATGAGCAAGAAACGTGTAAAATGGACGGCGATTGGCGCTATTTAACTTTGATACCAGGCATGTGCCCGAACTGCAGCAACTTTATAAGTTGCACTTCGTGTGTCCAAACGCAATTATGCGAATG GTGGGTGGAAGAGGCTCGCTGCACAAGAATGGGGCAGAGGCCGGGATCTGTGGTGCGGATGGAACAATGTCCTACTCCCTGCTACCGAAGGAGCGGTTGTGATGAGTGTTTAGATCAAAAGGGGAGATGCGTCTGGTGTCAGGCTACACAGAAGTGCTTtag CTTCTCAGTGTACACGAGCGAATACCAGTTTGGGCTTTGTCGCGAGTGGCTTGATCAAGCCTTCCCGTTAATAACCGCCCACGAAAATAGTTCTTTGACTCCGAAACCTCAAGAACGGTGCAAAGCTTGCACGGCACATACAAATTGTTCATCGTGTTTGAGCGCCCTAAGTTGCGGATGGTGCCATGACATCAACAATCCAATGTCAGGGATGTGCGTGAGGGGGGATTTTCAACAACCGCACGTTGAATGCTCCGTGGCCCTTGGAGGGCGCGAAGCTAAATGGGCTTATGCGCAGTGCCCTGACGTCGACGAATGCGGTTTGGGCCTGCACGACTGTCACTCTCAGGCAGAGTGCACTAATACAGATGGGTCATTCAGCTGTCACTGCAGGAAAGG GTACATCGGTGATGGAAGATCATCTTGTGTCAGGACCTGCTACAATGTATGCGTTTATGGAACGTGCCAAGGAGAGCCCGATTACAAGTGTATGTGCGACGTTGGATGGTATGGAGACGACTGCTCGAAAAACTGCGGTTGTAACAAGCACTCAGCGTGTCCTGAAGGGTACCAAATTTGTGAGGAGTGTCAGGACAACACGATGGGAAAGTTTTGCCAATATTGTCGGCCTGGCAGTTACGGCAACGCTACAACAGATATTGG ATGCAAAAAGTGCGAATGCAATGGACATGGCGATGTAGACAATGGAGAATGCGATATTGAGACAGGAGAATGTTTTTGTCAAGATAATACTGAAGGTCAGCACTGCGAGAGGTGTAGACCGAACTATTCCGGCGACCCTAGGAATGGGCAACAGTGTTATTATCAATGCGAGGCCAGAGGGGTTCTGACCGAACCGAAG GGTCAAGGCATCAGTTCCCTACAAAATTACTTGCCCCCAAGAGGTGGTCCGCCCATCCGCGAGTGTTTGTGGATTATCAAGCCAGATGTCGATTACGGCACACCAATAATTCAGTTACAAATTAATGCCACTCAACTAAACGTAACATGCGGTGAAAACGCCGTGTATGTCTACGATGGATTGCCAGAATTGGTAGATATGGGCAGTCAGAGTGCCTTAACTGCTGTTTTTTGTACTGAGGAAGCTACACCTACAGCCATCGTCGAGTCGAGAACAG GGCACCTCACTGTTCATTACAAACAAGGCCCGCCCAATGAAAGTTTTAGTGCTTTGTATAAGGTATTGAGCTGCGATTCCTGCAGTGCCCCGAGGGTATGTCGCGAGGGACAATGTTTGTGCCAAGAGGGTTTTGTAGGGTCCTTTTGTGAGCAACAAATCTGTCCGGACAACTGTAGTTACGCTCTGGGACGCGGTAGCTGTGACAAAAATTATGGCAGGTGTTTGTGTGCGGATGGCTGGACGGGGCCGGCTTGTAACATAAC GGAGACCAAACTGCAACTGGTGTTCATAGAACTCTTCAACACCGAGAGGCTGTCAGATGGCTTTGATCATTTAAGAAAAACCCTTCCGCGTTTCGGCCATTCACTAGTTTCCGATAGAAGAGGTTCGCTGTGGATGTTTGGGGGATACTCTCTCAGCCACGGACCTTTGAATGATATCCGAATGTTTGATACCAAGAATATTAGCTGGATTCAG gTTACTGTGGAGTCAACTGCAGATGCCAGGATGCCTCAGGGACGGTACTTTCATGGAGCAGACATCGTCCACTCGAAACAAtcgatatttgtttttggAGGATTGACTAAACCTCACAAGAACGTAAAGAACAG AACGCTTAACGATTTCTGGCAGTTTGACATTCAAAATCAACGTTGGAGCGAGGTGGAATCGCCCTACAGTCACCTAAAATCCATTTCCCCGTATTGGACAACAGACAAGTGGCCTCCGACGCTCTACGGACACACGTTAACCTTTTATAGAAATGCAGATAGAGAagaattctttattttaattggtggAGACTCTCCATATTACGGTTTTTTGAACACCGTATGGGAGTATACGATTGAAAGCAATATTTGGAGACCGGTGCCTACTAAAG GAAAGGGCCCCCCGGGCATTTTTGGCCACACCACCGTGTTTCATTCCCAAACCAACAGTCTCTATGTATTTGGAGGCTACGTGTATGACAAGCAAGTAAGCGTAATGTCAAATAGTCTCTATCGTTTGGAATATGAGACAAAAACCTGGATTGAGCTAACCGGTAGCAATTTTCGGAATGTC CCAAAGCCGAGATTTTTTCATTCCGCGGTCAGCATCGATCAATACATGCTCGTCTTAGGAGGGCGAATCTTCCCTTGGAATGCTACAGATGCTCTTTACGCCTTTTCGTACACTTGCAACCAGTGGATAAATTTGATGAATAGCG CAGTTGAGAAGATAGGCCCTTTGCCCAGACAAACTTATGCCCAAGCAATGACTGTGGAACCCGATGGTGATGCTGCATATGTAATTGGAGGTTGGGGGTTTGACTCTGAGGCTACTGTATTGAAAATTG AATTGCCTGTTGATATCTGCAATCTCTTCTCTACCAAGTCGACTTGTCTAAGGGTACCGGGTTGCGGCTATTGCGCAAATCAACTGAATAACGCCACTATATCTCAGATATGTCATAAAAACACATTGGAGTGTCCTCTTGATAGTGGGAATG gATCTCGTCTCTCGAATACCGGACATGTCTGCGAAGGTGCCGTCCAATATCCAAGCGGAAATTGTTCCTCTATCACCGATTGTGCCACGTGTAGTCTCACTCCCGGTTGTGTTTTTTGTAATGGTACCAACTCGTGCGTTACTTCTATGGAGACAGAGTGTGCGTCTCAG GTATGTCCATTTAGTAGATGCGTGGCAACAGACTGCATACAATGCCACCAACTACCTGGTTGCGAATGGAATATTTCTCGAAAGAAATGCGAAGTTT CTATTACGAATCATGAACCAACAAGTCAGGCAACGCCTATTATAGGCGTCTGCCCTGCGGCCTGCACCTCTCACCAAACATGTGTCAATTGTCTTACGGCCCCGGGCTGCCATTGGTCAACTCATTTGCGTGAATGTATAAGTTCCGCCTCCCAATCCGCTTATTGTGCGGGAGGTGTGTGTGGATTGGTTCTCGAAGAGAACGATTCTTCTCATTGCCCGGAGCCATGTCATGCCTTCACCCAGTGCGCCAGCTGTTTACGGCACGGCCCCTGCGGGTGGTGTGCAGCACCCGGAGAGGGCGGGGAAGGAATATGCGCGGAAGGGAACAGCCAAAGACCCATGAAAGGGGATTGTTTCAAGGTTATGGACGAGAATCAGAACTTGCTG GAAAGTGAAGCTGAACAAGGCGATATAATTGCAAACGTCACCCTACAATATTCTTGGCACTATGTGAAGTGTCCCAAGGAAAACGAGTGCTTAAATGGACATCACAACTGTGCGGACGAATCAGAGATTTGCGTAGACTTAGACGACGGTTATGAATGCAAATGTGGGGAAGGTTACAAAGCTGGACCTGCAGGGTGCGAACCGGTTTGCTTGCAAG GTTGCGTTCGTGGTCGATGTGTCGCACCTTCCCAATGTGAGTGCGATTTCGGATATGTTGGTGCTAATTGCTCCATTCAGTGTCTCTGCAATGGCCATTCGAACTGCGAAGGACCCGATAAGTTGGATTCCTGCATCGAGTGTTATAATAATACCATG GGCGACCGCTGTCAATATTGTAAACCATTATTCGTCGGCGATCCTGCCAATAGAACGCCATGCGTGCCGTGCATGGAGTATTGCCATGGCCACTCAACGTATTGTGTTGACCCAGCCGATGGGATTCAACCCAGCGACTATGTCGACAAGGAAACATTACTTGCAACTTTGACTGTAGGGCCGAAGACTGTCGCCCGTTGTTTACG ATGTTCCAATAACACCACCGGGGAGAGGTGCGAAAAGTGCATCCCGGGAAATTTCAGGGGTTCGGAAGAGCTGCGTGGCCCCTGTCGGCCCTGCGACTGCCACGGCCACGGGTCAATTTGCGACGCGGTTACCGGCGATCAATGTGACTGTCAGAATAATACTGTCAGCGACGAGTGCGGCCAGGGCAGAAACTTGGCGCAGCCCTGCTGGCAG GTCCAATGCTCCAGGTGTCGTGAGGGGTTCTTGGGTACCCCGACTAGAGGCCGGCAGTGTTACAGGCAAATGTCAGTTGACAACAAAATGTGTTTCGATGCCAAATCCATCG ATGAATGCAAAAGTCCGAAACCACTGAACCCAGGAGAATTGGTATTCTTCGTCATCCAGCCCCGGTTCATGAACGTAGACATTAGAATCGTCATTGACGTCACATTCGGGaaactaaatgtttttatgagcACCCATGACGATACTTACGTGGCGTTCCCGAACGTCACCACCGGACTGAATGACATTCGCTTGAATGAGAATTACCG GGCCTTTGAAAATGGCACATTGAGATCCGAGGACCTTCACATCAGTAAAGAAGCCACGGGGCTTCGCACCTACATCACGATCGTCCAACCACGAACTATTTTGACGGTTACGAGTCTGGAAGCCCGATTGGTTATTACATTGCCTGAG GAAAATCACAAGCTGGAAACCACACGTTTCTTCCTGATCCTGCAGTCGGCCGACGACCAGCAAGCATCCTACGGGGTTGTGTTTTCCCGACAAGATCAGCTTCACATCGACTTATTCGTCTTCTTTTCCGTTTTCTTTTCCGTTTTCTTCCTCTTTCTGGCCGCCTGTGTGGTCGCCTGGAAAGCCAAACAGGCGGCTGATGCGCGACACGCGCGCCGTCGCCATGTTGTCGAGATGCTCCACATGGCCAAACGCCCCTTCGCCTGTGCCACGTTGGACCTCAACACGAGGATGCCCAATGGCAAGAAGAACGCCCATTATGACGTCAGACCCGTTGCCATCGAACCCACAG GTGATGGCGCAGCCGCCGTAGCGACTGTCTTCGTGAGCCTCCCTGGAGGGCAGAATCTCCCTGTAAAGTTAGCTCTAGCTTCTTCCTTGATATTATTAGTCCGACAATTTCCAACAAGTAGTCGAATATTTTTGAGGAGGCGATCTTTACACGCCATCCCTCCCACCTAG